The window NNNNNNNNNNNNNNNNNNNNNNNNNNNNNNNNNNNNNNNNNNNNNNNNNNNNNNNNNNNNNNNNNNNNNNNNNNNNNNNNNNNNNNNNNNNNNNNNNNNNNNNNNNNNNNNNNNNNNNNNNNNNNNNNNNNNNNNNNNNNNNNNNNNNNNNNNNNNNNNNNNNNNNNNNNNNNNNNNNNNNNNNNNNNNNNNNNNNNNNNNNNNNNNNNNNNNNNNNNNNNNNNNNNNNNNNNNNNNNNNNNNNNNNNNNNNNNNNNNNNNNNNNNNNNNNNNNNNNNNNNNNNNNNNNNNNNNNNNNNNNNNNNNNNNNNNNNNNNNNNNNNNNNNNNNNNNNNNNNNNNNNNNNNNNNNNNNNNNNNNNNNNNNNNNNNNNNNNNNNNNNNNNNNNNNNNNNNNNNNNNNNNNNNNNNNNNNNNNNNNNNNNNNNNNNNNNNNNNNNNNNNNNNNNNNNNNNNNNNNNNNNNNNNNNNNNNNNNNNNNNNNNNNNNNNNNNNNNNNNNNNNNNNNNNNNNNNNNNNNNNNNNNNNNNNNNNNNNNNNNNNNNNNNNNNNNNNNNNNNNNNNNNNNNNNNNNNNNNNNNNNNNNNNNNNNNNNNNNNNNNNNNNNNNNNNNNNNNNNNNNNNNNNNNNNNNNNNNNNNNNNNNNNNNNNNNNNNNNNNNNNNNNNNNNNNNNNNNNNNNNNNNNNNNNNNNNNNNNNNNNNNNNNNNNNNNNNNNNNNNNNNNNNNNNNNNNNNNNNNNNNNNNNNNNNNNNNNNNNNNNNNNNNNNNNNNNNNNNNNNNNNNNNNNNNNNNNNNNNNNNNNNNNNNATGCTATTGGAGTTTATTTAGCTCCATTAGGCATCATCCCTTTGACTCCTGCAACACCATCCAAAAAGCTAGAAGCATTTGGTAGTGAGGGAGGAACTCTATGGGATGATGGTGTTTTCGACGGTGTGAGAAAAGTGTCTGTAGGACAAGCACAAGATGGTGTAGGAGTTGTCCAGTTTGTGTATGAGAAAGGATCTGAAGTTATAGTAGGAAAAGAACGTGGAAAACCCACATTGCTTGGATTTGAAGAGGTACATTTAATCAGTTTCTGcttctttaatattttaaccgtataggttttgtttttttttgtcatcttaaCAAGTTTcagttttgttatgttttgtgtttctttaattGCAGTTGGAGCTTGACTATCCAAGTGAATACATTACGGCAGTTGAAGGCACCTACGATGTAATCTTTGGGAGTGAAAGTCCAGTTATAACTATGCTTAGGTTCAAGACTAATAAGCAAACCTCTATTCCCTTTGGACTTGAAGCTGGCACACCCTTTGTACTCAAAGAGGAAGGCCACAAGATCGTTGGCTTCCATGGAAGAGCCGGTGATATGCTTCACAAATTTGGCGTCCATGTCCTGCCAATCACCAACTGATCATCATGGAAATCTTTTGATGATGGTtaatttataaactttaattGAATAAGCTGATTCTACTTTACTTGTTTCTTGTtggtttactgcttcaaatgtTTCAGGTCTtgtctttgtgttgtttgttctCTCTTTGATGGATTTTTGTGATCCAATTTAATAAAAGAAGTTTGTTCAGAGTATTACCCTAGTTCATTGAATAATATATGTAGCACTTTATAAAAACGAGAGGATTTTAAAACTACAACGAAGAAACCTCTTTATTAAGAGTAGAATCGATGCAACACTAACATACATTACTCTTGACTCTTGAGAAAAAACCAAATACAGCACCAGACAACACAACTCCATAAACTCACAACATAGTCTTATTAGAATTCTCGGGATATCAGATTGGTTTCACATCAGTTAGCTATGGGCGCAACATTGACTCCAAGTTTGTAAAGATAGTCACCAGCTTGTCCATTGAAACCAACGATTTTGTGGTCTTTCTTCTCCAGCACGAATTCAGTTCCTCCCTCGAGTCCGTACGGGAAAGATGTTCTCTTGTTTGTCTTGAACTTAAGCGAGATGATGACCGGCGCTTCTACACCATAGATCTTGTCATAGTATCCCGACACAGCTATGATGTATTCATCTGGTCCAAGCAAAAACTGCACATTATGcaaccaaattcaaaattcaagaCTTTAGCTTAGgttttaaaataactttaacGAAAGACAAGATTTGAAgatcaaatcaagaagaagaaaaaaaaaacctcctCTGCCCCAAGCAATGACTTCTTCCCGTGATCACTTCCAAGGACAggttttgatgccttttcataGTCAGCCTTGAAATAAGTCACACAAGAGTCACCTTGTCCAACATATATCTTCTTGACACCATCATGAACACCATCATCCCAAGCAACTCCACCATCTCCGCCTTGTGCTGGAATAGTATTGGAAGATGGAGTCAATGGTGTGGACGAAGGAACAATATAAACTCCTAAAGAATGGATCAGATTGCTCGAACTTCCATGGAATCCAACGATCTTGCCGCATCCTAGCTCAGCTGCTTCTCCAGAGGTTAGTCCAAATGGCTGAGAAATTTTGCCTTTGAACGTCTTGAATACAAGAGCTGTGATGATCTCTGTTGGTGACCCGAAAAGTTTCTCGTAGTAAACTTTCACAGATGTGATGTAGTCTTCCGGATCGATCTCAAACTGCAAAACCCATCaacattatttgaaaaaaaaaaaaaaaacaatttagtgCAATAACAAGAACACAAACTATTATGTACCTCCTCTGTTCCAAGTAGTGTCTTCTTCCCATGTTCAAATGATACAATCTTACCATCTTTCTCGTAATCAAACTTGACATAAACCACACCAGAGTCACCTTGTCCGACATAAACTTTCTTTACATTGTCGTAAGCACCACCATCGTCCCATACATCTCCTCCACGGCCACCTTGAGCTTCCAATTTGGTTGGACCACCTGATACCGGCGGAGTCACCGGCGTGGTTGATGGTATTATATAGGCTCCTAACGAATGAATCAAATGGCTTGAACTTCCATGAAAACCAACGATTTTGCCACCTCCTAGCTCAGCTTCTTGTCCAGAGACTAATCCAAAAGGCTGAGAAGTTTTGCCTTTGAATGTCTTAAAGATTAGAGCCGTGACGATCTCTACCGGTGATCCAAAGAGCTTCTCGTAGTAAAATTTCACTGATGTGATGTAATCTTCTGGATCAAGCACAAACTAAGCaacggaaacaaaaaaaatgatcatgTTAGTGACAAAGAAACTCTCTaataacaaacaacaagaaagattaaaaaaaatgttttctacCTCCTCTGTTCCGAGTAGCGTCACCTTCCCATGTTCGCGTGATACGATTTTGCCGTCTTTCTGGTAATCAAACTTGACGTAAACCACACCAGAATCACCTTGACCAACATACACTTTCTTGACGTTTTCGTAAGCACCACCATCGTCCCATTCTTCTCCTCCACGACCACCTTGCGCTTCCAATTTTGtcgccatttttttcttcttaacctATAGTTTTCGTAACCATCTTAGAAACTGTAAACGGAAAACCATAGCAGAAGAGCCATGAACATACACTAATTCAAGCACTTTCATGATGATGAAACTAATCTAAGTGGATCAGGACTATACAAGTTAGCTTCCACTAGAACAtctctttaaacaatattatcatGTTCtcataaattcatattttatatttttcctaactagtaaaaatattaaaagaaaaaacgaaaaggAGTAAAAATGAAGAGAGAATTATAACCTTTGGATGTGAGAAATGGAGATGAAGATATTAATGTTTGGGATTTTGCTGTATATATAAACACTCTTGAATatgaacattaattttttttttgcttttttttttatattcattaaTTCACCATTGTTAaccactttctttttttcggAAAAGCTTCATAGTTTAACCAACTCGTGCTTCACGAGGGATGAATGTTTTGATTAGTTAGAAATGTTCACCAAACAACACTGAACAGTGAACATATGGTATTTTGCATGccaaaaatataacatattttttttctttgataaaaaagaatctttttttttacctaaataTAGTTCATGGCTCCGTAATAAGAATTGATATagactatagttttttttttgctaaagtgcaaatatcatataaatgaaaGTTTGATATAGACTATAGTTCGTGGCTTTCGAGTTACAAAAGCACCTCATGACATGAACACAATGAATGGGCTCATGGCTCCGTTCACCACATGGTAAAACTCACATGATTCATCTATATGTCTCAAATCCCCCAATTATACCCACGGAACCGTTATAACTCGTTGTTCACATATCAAATTGTTCGCtcctaatatttttcttttagagtTAAATGATTGATTGGGGAGGGAACTTTTAAAGTctaaaatttaaccaatcaaGTTAAATCGATTTTATAATCTGAAAAATACTTACATCCTATTTTTCGGTATTTTTTGTTCTAAAGACAGTAAAatatggggttttttttttctttttggcaagTCACAGAAGCTTCACATCCAACCATTAGGAAGCCAATTGCCTCCAAATCatgtcaacaacaaaaaaagacgtAATGTCATTCCTTGCTATTTGATTGTATCatccaaataatatattttgtcattTGAGTCTCAATGTTAGTTAGGATTTATGTTTGCAATGAGTTGAGCGTAGCGTTGTGTCTAATATTGCGTGGTAATCAtacttttattttggaaatacTTTGCCAACAAAATTCGATTTCCAACTACATTTACCGGACAATATCATAAGAACGATATTTCTTTAGGCTTAATTCTGTTTTTACATACTCTTTTATCAATCTTATGTATATTTACTTTTACGtgataaactaaaaaatataaaggtTAAAACTATTGTGATACTCGTTTTTTACTATACTGAAAGGTGAAAGCTATGATGACTTCGACATATGCCCCCTCACCCCCTCCCACTtgcattagttttttttatcttcctttttttttaacttcaaacATTCCATTATATTAAGATTAAAGGATTACATGCTTCCCtttaaagaaaactaaacatACATGTATAAGCTTACACAGCAAGATAAATAACTTAGACATGTACTCAAAGACAACAACCAAACTTTAAAACTAGACATAAAACCAAAAGCACTACAAGCTAAATATAAGGGATCCAAAGTCCTGAAGATAGCCAGTTCCCACACTAAGGTAAGGCCACTCGGATTGGTGGATAGCAGTCCATTGCCAAATGAAATGACTAGGGACTCATAATGACCAGATCGCTGATCGCATAACGACACATTGCCCCACTTGGATTAATAGCTgataaaaaaagttatgatcAAAAAAGTGTATCGTATGCCCCCACTCGGTGATAATGATTGATGCAGATATACAATTTCTTTATATGATTCTCTTCTCTCCCACTCATGAAATTGTATATCTGCATTATTTTCatgggttttaaaattttttataatataaactatcTGGGCCAGAATAATTGGGCCTATATTAGTAAGATCCAGTCAACGTAATTAGAAAGCCTTTATCGttggcttctctctctctattcagCTCTGACTCggcatctctctctctgtctctgtcttcTCCCGTCGTCAGCAACAAACGCCGGTACTCATCTGGCCGATCTAGGGTTTCGCAGTCGCCATGTACCGCACGGCAGCTTCACGAGCTAAGGCCCTTAAGGTCATTGTCTTACTCCAACTTTTTCATtaaatttggttgtttttttttataggaaaacgCTTGAGTTGTGTGTGAACAATTTGTATGATTCAGTAtgtttggatttggtttaaAGGGTCTCTTAGATTCTTATAGATCTTGATTCAACTCTATCTTTATGATTTCATGCTTTTTAAGATTTACTAAATGATCTCTGTTTCCAAAGTTCTAATTTTTATCAATGTTAAATTCTCAATCTTTAGTTTTTAGATTCTCCTACATTTTGGATGAAAGTATCTATCTTGCAATCAATTTGTCCCAACTGAGACAAAAGCTTAACAATGCATAGGGTTTGTGTGTGTTACAGGGCATTCTTAACCACAATTTGCGGGCTTCTCGCTATGCAAGTTCTAGTGCTGTTGCAGCGAGTTCTTCTTCTACATCAGGTTTCTTCAGCTGGCTAACTGGGGGATCCTCTAGTTCGCTTCCTCCGATGGACATTCCCTTGGCTGGTGTCTCACTTCCACCACCACTCGCTGATCATGTTGCCCCTGAAAAACTTAAGACCACTACTCTTTCCAATGGTCTTAAAATCGCCACTGAGATGTCTTCGGTGAGTGCTTCTTTTGTAGTAATCCCAAACATCAACTTCTTGGTGAAACTATTGAGATTGCAaagtgattttgattttgtgaatttttttagaaTCCAGCGGCTTCCATTGGTTTATACGTTGATTGTGGTTCGATTTATGAGACGCCTTATTCCCGTGGAGCTACACACTTGCTTGAAAGGATGGCTTTCAAGAGTACATTAAACAGAAGCCATTTTCGCCTTGTAAGGGAGATTGAGGCTATGGGAGGTAATACTTCAGCCTCTGCATCACGAGAGCAGATGGGTTACACAATCGATGCTCTCAAAACCTATGTTCCTGAAATGGTTGAAGTGCTTATTGATAGTGTGAGGAACCCTGCTTTCTTGGATTGGGAAGTGAATGAAGAGGTAATAAATGTCATGTTGCATTAATCTCACACAAAAACCAAAGCAAAGCTTCTTTGTTTTTGACGTTCCGTTcctatcgtttttttttcttctggcaGCTCAGAAAAATGAAGGTGGAGATTGGAGAATTTGAAAAGAATCCTATGGGCTTTCTCTTGGAGGCGGTTCATTCTGCTGGTTACTCTGGGGCTCTGGCAAATCCGTTGTACGCACCTGAATCTATTGCATTGACTGGAGACGTCTTGGAGGAGTTTGTTTCTGTAAGGACCTTCAACACAAGAGATAATTGCATGCTTCTCTGTAATTAGGAATATTAGCTTTTGGTTAGTTATTGCGTGTAAGTGGCTTTCTTCTCATTTTAGTATTGAAATTTCAGGAGAATTACACTGCTGCACGAATGGTACTAGCAGCTAGTGGAGTTGATCATGAAGAACTTCTAAAAGTGGTTGAGCCATTACTCTCTGACCTTCCTAATGTAACCCGAGCAGCGGAGCCAAAGTCTCAATATGTCGGTGGAGATTTCCGTAAACATACTGGTGGAGAGGTGctaatatgatttatatatgttgTGTTCCTTTCAATGGGCTTCTTTGAGTGTTcctcatttctttcttctttttgtctcaTTCTCAGGCTACACATTTTGCGCTTGCTTTTGAAGTGCCAGGATGGAATAACGAGAAGGAAGCTATTATTGCAACTGTTCTTCAGGTGCCTAACTCAAATACTTTACTTGATCTTTTCACATGCAAAGATATAATGTATGGAAGATCTAATTCTTATTAGATGCTTATGGGAGGAGGTGGCTCATTCTCTGCGGGAGGCCCTGGAAAGGGAATGCACTCTTCGCTCTGTAAGTCTCTGGATGTGTTTTCTTTCTACTAGCGGCTCCTCCTAGTTTTTTAAactctcatgttttttttatcgTAAGTTCATTTAGTTAGTCATCATGATGATAAACATGATAATCCTTATTGTCTGGATGCAGATCTTAACATTTTGAACAAATATCCGGAGGTTCAGTCATGCACCGCATTCAGTAGCGTCTTTAACAATACCGGATTATTTGGAATCTATGGTTGCACGGTGAGTTAGTTGTTGATTATTATCGGCTTTAAGCACGGTATCTACGATATGTGAGTTTGCTTACAATTTTTTGGGGTTGCAGAGTCCTGGCTTTGCTTCGGAGGGAATTCAATTAGTAGCTGCTGAAATAGAAAATGTTGCTGGAGGATATTGTATACAtattttcctaagatttctTCCTCTCTATTGTTGAAACTTACATATATAAACCATACTATTTACTTTGGTTTTTTAGCAGTTGATCAGAAACATCTTGATCGGGCCAAGGCAGCAACGAAATCTGCGATTCTGATGAATCTTGAATCTCGGGTAGGTTCACTCATGACTTTCCACCTCTTCTTTTTTAAGCCATGAGTGTGAGACTTTATAATGGAATTTTAAACTGTTTTGTGTGATTGGCTTGCAGATGATTGCAGCAGAAGACATAGGTAGACAGATACTTACATATGGAGAGAGGTACATTACACACGTCCCAACCTCTATACTGGTTAATAGTATATAACCAGACATTTTTTTAACcgtgttttatgtttttacctAACACATTTGCAGGAAATCAGTTGACCAATTCTTGAATACAGTAGACGAACTCACCTTACAGGACATTGCAGATTTCACTAGCAAGGTTATAACAAAGCCTTTGACGATGGCATCTTTCGGAGAAGGTaatgaacaaaacatatcaTTTCACTTTTTCATCCTTTTTTACAAACTTAATccaaattttggtttggtgacAGTGTTGAATGTTCCAAGCTATGACTCTGTAAGCAAAAGATTTCATTGAAGCTAAAAGAAGCAATAAGATCTTTTGCATCAGAAGATAGTGAGTTTGGGACctgtaaaataaagaaagaaagccttcgttttttttttggagatatcTCACAAGTCTCCAATCTCTATTGTCTTTGCTTATTTTTGTCTCTTCGGTTCGTAAATAATGTGGATTGATACGTTTACCAACTTTTTCCAGCTTCAGTTTCAATTTAAGAATGTTGGGAAACATAGGCCATTAAAGATAGACCAAGTCTAAAtacttaaaatcataaaatgttTTGAAAGTATTATCAACATTATGATGAATACAATTGTATCTCTTTTTGGCTCCTGTTTACATTCTAAACTATGATTAAGGTTGTTTAATTACAGAAAACCTTAATCAAAAAGGCTATATGAGGGAATCTTTTTGGCAGATTACGAGGTAAATTATTTTACTGCTTATCAAAAGCCGTTGATGTGttattttattctaagtttTGGGTTTCAGAAGAACGAATATGATGACGTAAACACGTATCGGCATGAACCAATCATATCCCGTGGtggtttttaaaatgattaCTATAAGATATAGTCATAGAGTAGAaaacattacaaacaaaaaaaaagattttgaaaaaatttcacAATAATGATAACGTCATGTCGTACTTGTCTGACGCTACATGGATTCCAAATTTATTGCAAATTTCAACCTCATCTCGTCATCATATTTagctattaattataatatctcCTCTCGATTACTCACAGCTTTGAATTTCAAATTCTCCAATACCAATAACTAAATTCAATTTTACCTTAGATTATACTGTATAACCTTAAACCTTTTGGCGATGtacatgaaattttttgttctaTGTAGTAGTTTCTTACTTCTCTAATGGATGAGAGCAATGCCATGGTGAAGAGGTCGTATGTACTAGTAGATGactagatatttttttttgattttttcccaaAAGCAAACATTTACAAAAGTAAAGAACCcgaaaaaaaagggaaaaaataaaataaaaaagaagagaaaaattaaaagtcCTCAATGAAAAAAGTCAAAAGCTATGACGATATTTCCTTTAAGGACGAAAATAACGTTTCTTACTAATTATAGAATCTAGCGTCCTGAAGAAACTGATGATCATTCGAACATGGAGAGCGTTGCTGTGGTTGCGTTTGCGTTGGCGTTTGCAGTTGTGGTTGTACCATCCTCACGCCGCTAACGCTACTCCTAGCCGCCATAATCTCATCAAGTGACAATCTTTTTCGATCAGGACGTTGTCTCGGTGCACTATGCGAACGCACCTTAGCTTTAAACGACTGCGTATTAGCCATATAGCTTGGTGTCATCATACCAGGATAGCTCGGCCTAAAACAAGCGTCTCTGCAAACGCTTTTCGCCGGTGAGGGCGGTGTGTAGTAGTGATGGTTATTTGAGAATCTTGGAGTGTTTTGAGCAGTAGGATACTTGCATTTTTCTCCCGGAAAACTCCATTCGAGATCTTTGCCTTGATAGATGAAATCATCTCCACACTCGGATACAGCCACACTCATTCTCTTGGATCTTGATTTCGTCTTGCAAGTGTCAATCTCCACAATCTTGGGACTGGTCTCATCATACGcaatattgttgttgttgctctgtttctcaACAGAGATTGATATCCTCTTGCTATGGATTTCACTTCTTGAATCGTCTAACCTCTCCTGTTATATAATCAACCAATTCAAGAACATTAGTTAGACTATATAGactaagttaaaaacaaaaatgactaGAAGAAATGAACGGTTATTACAAGTGAGTGTCGAGGATGAaacatgttgttgttgtctctgaTGAGAGAGCGGTTGATGCGTTGAGAACGAACGCTAGTTTGAGCTCTAATGAGAGCGTGCATGCTATGAAGCGTTTCGGCGGCGCGTTTGCGGACTAAGTATCCTCTCACCAAAGCTTGTAGCTTCACTAGACCTTTCAATGCTCGTAACGCTTTCCTCgcctataaacaaaaaaattaatgtagacccaaataaaatcaatcaaaaatcaCATTAAGCGGTTTAatctgaaaaaagaaaagaaagaatatacaaaaaaaaattcttgaaattagcaaaggtgtgtgtgtgtcttgTACTGTTACATTAACGAAGATGTGTAAGGAGCAAGTAAAGTACAGACATACTTTCTTAAGTTTTGTCGAATCTAAACGATACCCACATGGCACAATTCCATCTTTTTGtgtcaacaaaacaaaagaggttTATAGAAATTTACCAAATAACCCTTGAAGACTGATTGGATTTTCACGGCGGCCCACCGCTCCATTGTGGTCCCGGTAACTCCACTCCTGCCGGAATATCCTCCGCTTCTTCCATTACTTGTTAACCTCACCACCGCTACGGCAGCTTGAGCAGCTGCAACCGCTGCGTCTGCTGCTGCGGCTGTGGCGGCAGCAACCGCAATGGCGTGTTTGCTCTGTTCTTTGTCTGTTTCCGCCAGGTAAGTTCTGAGCCAGACTGAGTCTGCTTGGAAAACTTTCCGGTGAACGTCTGACCCACCAGCTTCTCCTCCACCGTCACCGGAGACAcggttctctttctctttgctcttcttcATACCGAAGATACCCTTGAACCATCTCGCAGCTCTACCCATCTTTGTTCTTCCACTTCGAACTTTTAAAGAACACGGTCAAAGATGTTTTCTTGAAACGATTTAAAGAGATGAAAAGATTCAGAGGTGACGGACAAATCACAAACACCTAGAAGAACTTTTTCGTATGCAAAGAAATGaagaggaaaaacaaattttacgGCACTGAAACTGAAGACAAAGTGTGATGTTTTGTGAAAGGagaactgttaaaaaaaaaagataagaagaacttcaagaaagagagagagagagagagagagtgatggaTAGGttcttgaaaaataaatatatcaagtaacaaaccatttatatataaagtgttatttgaatttaaacttGAGCAAAGGACAAATGAGTTGATTATAAAAACTAAGTTCTGTACATTTGCTAtggagaattttgtttttaaatgcaCCGTTTGGTAAAAGAAGGctaaaaacttttgattataCGATATAGCTTCAAATATAAGGTACCGTATTTTATAATTCGAAAACTgattaacaatatattaaaaaaggttAAGCGTCAGGTTTAAGGTAACTTGCTTTATTCAGCAAAATATTATGTTTCTCAAGAAATATTACTACTATGAAGGAAAAAGATGGGATACAGCTACTATCTCTAGTTCTGTAATTGTAAGACAAACAGTTACTTCATTTGAAAATAGTCAAAATACCttgaatttcaatttcaatgaaCTGACAACAGTTGTAATCATCCTTTTTGAAACACGAAAAGTAGGAATCATTTActcagaaaattttgaaaaaaaaaaatgttaagagaAATACTGTAAATAGGGATTtacagaatatttttttaacacagTGTCTAGATTTTAGGGCTGTgaataattattgttttgaaaaGGATAGGAAGAAAGAAGTaaggtaaaatatttataataaaataaaaagatctgACACAACCTCGTGAAGAACTGAATTACAAGACAAAATGATGTCATGGAGAGACAAAAGATGGAGCGctccctaattttctattaatcgaTCTTTTTTTCACTattatggttttttaaaaaactatgcaaaaaatataaattcaagCCACAACGGAACACGGATCTGCAGACAAACAATGAAGACGAGCAgagtaatttatatatttttttttttacttacagaTTGAAACTATAAATAAACTCACCTTCTTCAAAGATTCAAAAGTGTTGTGGTGATGTCTCTCTGCGTCTTTAGCAATTTGTTAAGTTATAGTATATtgagtaatataaaaaaaaattgtctttatggAGCATTGTGTTCTTACTCGGTTTTAGAGATACCCTTCTCGTAAATCCCGTTGTTACTTAACTTAATTATTCCCATTTCCTTTCCTCAACCCATAatcccttttttatttattacaatatatacactatgtaaatttacatgctAACTTAAATAGAAACTTTTTTCTTAAGGTAAAGAGATCTTATGGATTTCGAAACATAATCACTAATTTATCCGTTTGATTTGGTATTAAAGCGTATATTACGCTACATTGATTTGTCTTGACTTATTTCTAAAATCAAGCCTGGTTTACAAATGGAATGAGATCATGAGAAGTTTTGAATCTAcaatatacttgtatatatatatgtggtcgTGGTCGACGAACGTTGACTTGACTAAGCTGTTTCCATCATTATAGCTAAGGTTTATGCTCGTGTCGAGAAGTGTGGCTTGGTAAGGAACGAATATGTGAATCTGGAAActataataaaaagttgaaacttTATGAATTAATGATGAGTTTCTGTTACCAATCAAAGAAggcagtagtagtagtagtagtatcgGGGTTTGTCTACTACCTCGAGAAATGAAGTTAACTTTGTGAAACAATGTACCTTTTTAACGTTTTTATTTGTACTATTTTTTTGGGTgtgattgatttggttttgggtACAAAGTCATACTAATTTTAGATTCCTAGAGTCGTTATAGAAATTCCACGGTTGCAAAGTTGTATAAATTGATCAATAACTTCGTTCACCGtgacaaacaattttttttttttaccatacaACATTGTACCTTTCTTATTTATCAGGAATACCTA is drawn from Camelina sativa cultivar DH55 chromosome 1, Cs, whole genome shotgun sequence and contains these coding sequences:
- the LOC104781376 gene encoding jacalin-related lectin 35 codes for the protein MATKLEAQGGRGGEEWDDGGAYENVKKVYVGQGDSGVVYVKFDYQKDGKIVSREHGKVTLLGTEEFVLDPEDYITSVKFYYEKLFGSPVEIVTALIFKTFKGKTSQPFGLVSGQEAELGGGKIVGFHGSSSHLIHSLGAYIIPSTTPVTPPVSGGPTKLEAQGGRGGDVWDDGGAYDNVKKVYVGQGDSGVVYVKFDYEKDGKIVSFEHGKKTLLGTEEFEIDPEDYITSVKVYYEKLFGSPTEIITALVFKTFKGKISQPFGLTSGEAAELGCGKIVGFHGSSSNLIHSLGVYIVPSSTPLTPSSNTIPAQGGDGGVAWDDGVHDGVKKIYVGQGDSCVTYFKADYEKASKPVLGSDHGKKSLLGAEEFLLGPDEYIIAVSGYYDKIYGVEAPVIISLKFKTNKRTSFPYGLEGGTEFVLEKKDHKIVGFNGQAGDYLYKLGVNVAPIAN
- the LOC104781384 gene encoding probable mitochondrial-processing peptidase subunit alpha-2, chloroplastic/mitochondrial isoform X1; protein product: MYRTAASRAKALKGILNHNLRASRYASSSAVAASSSSTSGFFSWLTGGSSSSLPPMDIPLAGVSLPPPLADHVAPEKLKTTTLSNGLKIATEMSSNPAASIGLYVDCGSIYETPYSRGATHLLERMAFKSTLNRSHFRLVREIEAMGGNTSASASREQMGYTIDALKTYVPEMVEVLIDSVRNPAFLDWEVNEELRKMKVEIGEFEKNPMGFLLEAVHSAGYSGALANPLYAPESIALTGDVLEEFVSENYTAARMVLAASGVDHEELLKVVEPLLSDLPNVTRAAEPKSQYVGGDFRKHTGGEATHFALAFEVPGWNNEKEAIIATVLQMLMGGGGSFSAGGPGKGMHSSLYLNILNKYPEVQSCTAFSSVFNNTGLFGIYGCTSPGFASEGIQLVAAEIENVAGGYSVDQKHLDRAKAATKSAILMNLESRMIAAEDIGRQILTYGERKSVDQFLNTVDELTLQDIADFTSKVITKPLTMASFGEVLNVPSYDSVSKRFH
- the LOC104781384 gene encoding probable mitochondrial-processing peptidase subunit alpha-2, chloroplastic/mitochondrial isoform X2, which codes for MYRTAASRAKALKGILNHNLRASRYASSSAVAASSSSTSGFFSWLTGGSSSSLPPMDIPLAGVSLPPPLADHVAPEKLKTTTLSNGLKIATEMSSNPAASIGLYVDCGSIYETPYSRGATHLLERMAFKSTLNRSHFRLVREIEAMGGNTSASASREQMGYTIDALKTYVPEMVEVLIDSVRNPAFLDWEVNEELRKMKVEIGEFEKNPMGFLLEAVHSAGYSGALANPLYAPESIALTGDVLEEFVSENYTAARMVLAASGVDHEELLKVVEPLLSDLPNVTRAAEPKSQYVGGDFRKHTGGEATHFALAFEVPGWNNEKEAIIATVLQMLMGGGGSFSAGGPGKGMHSSLYLNILNKYPEVQSCTAFSSVFNNTGLFGIYGCTSPGFASEGIQLVAAEIENVAGGYFDQKHLDRAKAATKSAILMNLESRMIAAEDIGRQILTYGERKSVDQFLNTVDELTLQDIADFTSKVITKPLTMASFGEVLNVPSYDSVSKRFH
- the LOC104781401 gene encoding protein IQ-DOMAIN 14-like, which translates into the protein MGRAARWFKGIFGMKKSKEKENRVSGDGGGEAGGSDVHRKVFQADSVWLRTYLAETDKEQSKHAIAVAAATAAAADAAVAAAQAAVAVVRLTSNGRSGGYSGRSGVTGTTMERWAAVKIQSVFKGYLARKALRALKGLVKLQALVRGYLVRKRAAETLHSMHALIRAQTSVRSQRINRSLIRDNNNMFHPRHSLERLDDSRSEIHSKRISISVEKQSNNNNIAYDETSPKIVEIDTCKTKSRSKRMSVAVSECGDDFIYQGKDLEWSFPGEKCKYPTAQNTPRFSNNHHYYTPPSPAKSVCRDACFRPSYPGMMTPSYMANTQSFKAKVRSHSAPRQRPDRKRLSLDEIMAARSSVSGVRMVQPQLQTPTQTQPQQRSPCSNDHQFLQDARFYN